In one window of Mus pahari chromosome 3, PAHARI_EIJ_v1.1, whole genome shotgun sequence DNA:
- the Sox12 gene encoding transcription factor SOX-12, which yields MVQQRGARAKRDGGPPPPGPGPAAEGAREPGWCKTPSGHIKRPMNAFMVWSQHERRKIMDQWPDMHNAEISKRLGRRWQLLQDSEKIPFVREAERLRLKHMADYPDYKYRPRKKSKGAPAKARPRPPGGGGGGSRLKPGPQLPGRGGRRASGGPLGGGAAAPEDDDEDEEEELLEVRLLETPGRELWRMVPAGRAARGPAERAQGPSGEGAAASAASPTLSEDEEPEEEEEEAATAEEGEEETVVSGEEPLGFLSRMPPGPAGLDCSALDRDPDLLPPTGTSHFEFPDYCTPEVTEMIAGDWRPSSIADLVFTY from the coding sequence ATGGTGCAGCAGCGGGGCGCGCGGGCCAAGCGGGACGGCGGGCCGCCGCCCCCGGGGCCCGGGCCGGCCGCCGAGGGGGCGCGCGAGCCAGGCTGGTGCAAGACCCCGAGCGGCCACATCAAGCGGCCGATGAACGCGTTCATGGTGTGGTCGCAGCACGAGCGGAGAAAGATCATGGACCAGTGGCCCGACATGCACAACGCTGAGATCTCCAAGCGCCTGGGCCGCCGCTGGCAGCTGCTGCAGGACTCGGAGAAGATCCCGTTCGTGCGGGAGGCGGAGCGGCTGCGCCTCAAGCACATGGCGGACTACCCGGACTACAAGTACCGGCCTCGCAAGAAGAGCAAGGGGGCGCCCGCCAAGGCGCGGCCCCGCCCCCCCGGAGGCGGCGGTGGTGGCAGTCGGCTGAAACCCGGGCCACAGCTGCCGGGCCGCGGGGGCCGCCGAGCGTCGGGAGGACCTCTGGGGGGCGGCGCGGCGGCGCCGGAGGACGACGACGAAGACGAAGAGGAGGAGCTGCTGGAAGTACGCCTGCTGGAGACCCCCGGGCGCGAGCTGTGGAGGATGGTCCCGGCGGGGCGCGCCGCTCGCGGACCCGCCGAGCGCGCGCAGGGGCCATCCGGCGAGGGGGCGGCCGCCAGCGCCGCCTCTCCCACCCTGTCGGAGGACGAGGAGccggaggaagaggaggaggaggcggctaCAGCAGAGGAGGGCGAAGAGGAGACGGTGGTATCTGGGGAGGAGCCGCTGGGCTTTCTGTCCAGGATGCCCCCGGGTCCCGCCGGCCTGGACTGCAGTGCCCTGGACCGTGACCCGGACCTGCTGCCCCCTACGGGCACGTCACATTT